The Streptomyces sp. NBC_01268 genome window below encodes:
- a CDS encoding adenylate kinase — translation MRIVLVGPPGAGKGTQAAFLAKNLDIPHISTGDLFRANISQGTELGLKAKAFMDAGDLVPDEVTIGMAKDRMEQDDAVNGFLLDGFPRNVAQAEALDAVLKTEDMQLDAVLDLEVPEDEVVKRIAGRRICRNDSSHVFHVSYNAPQSEGVCDVCGGELYQRDDDSEETVRRRLEVYHTQTEPIIDYYRAQDLVVTISALGKVDEVTGRAMEALKK, via the coding sequence ATGCGAATCGTCCTCGTCGGACCGCCCGGGGCCGGCAAGGGAACGCAGGCCGCGTTCCTTGCCAAGAACCTGGACATCCCGCACATCTCCACGGGTGACCTGTTCCGTGCCAACATCTCGCAGGGCACCGAGCTGGGCCTGAAGGCGAAGGCGTTCATGGACGCCGGCGACCTCGTCCCGGACGAGGTGACCATCGGGATGGCCAAGGACCGCATGGAGCAGGACGACGCCGTGAACGGCTTCCTGCTCGACGGGTTCCCGCGCAACGTGGCCCAGGCCGAGGCTCTGGACGCTGTCCTCAAGACCGAGGACATGCAGCTGGACGCGGTCCTGGACCTGGAGGTCCCCGAGGACGAGGTCGTGAAGCGGATCGCGGGTCGCCGCATCTGCCGCAACGACTCTTCGCACGTGTTCCACGTGTCGTACAACGCTCCCCAGTCCGAGGGCGTCTGCGACGTCTGCGGCGGCGAGCTGTACCAGCGCGACGACGACTCCGAGGAGACCGTCCGGCGGCGCCTGGAGGTCTACCACACGCAGACCGAGCCGATCATCGACTACTACCGTGCGCAGGACCTGGTCGTGACGATCTCCGCGCTCGGCAAGGTGGACGAGGTCACGGGGCGTGCGATGGAAGCGCTGAAGAAGTAA
- the map gene encoding type I methionyl aminopeptidase: MVQIKTPEQIAKMREAGLVVAAIHAATREAAVPGATTRDLDEVARKVIADHGAKSNFLGYGGFPATICTSVNEVVVHGIPDEKTVLKDGDIISIDAGAIIDGWHGDAAYTAFVGTGHAPELVELSRVTEESMWAGIAAMKLGNRLVDISKAIETYIKRQPRPAVGDHSLGRYGIIEDYGGHGIGTEMHMDPHLLNYVARKRGKGPKLVPGLCLAIEPMVSLGTPQTEVLSDDWTVITTDGTWSSHWEHSIALTEEGPLVLTAVDGGKAKLAELGVVAAPDPLA, translated from the coding sequence ATGGTGCAGATCAAGACCCCCGAGCAGATCGCGAAGATGCGCGAGGCGGGGCTGGTCGTCGCGGCCATCCACGCGGCCACCCGCGAGGCGGCGGTGCCCGGTGCGACCACCCGCGACCTGGACGAGGTCGCCCGCAAGGTGATCGCCGACCACGGCGCCAAGTCGAACTTCCTGGGGTACGGCGGCTTCCCCGCGACGATCTGCACCTCGGTCAACGAGGTCGTCGTCCACGGCATCCCCGACGAGAAGACCGTCCTGAAGGACGGCGACATCATCTCGATCGACGCCGGCGCGATCATCGACGGCTGGCACGGCGACGCGGCCTACACCGCCTTCGTGGGCACCGGGCACGCGCCCGAGCTGGTCGAGCTCTCCCGGGTGACCGAGGAGTCGATGTGGGCCGGCATCGCGGCCATGAAGCTGGGCAACCGGCTCGTCGACATCTCCAAGGCGATCGAGACGTACATCAAGCGTCAGCCGCGGCCGGCCGTCGGCGACCACAGCCTCGGCCGCTACGGGATCATCGAGGACTACGGCGGCCACGGCATCGGCACCGAGATGCACATGGACCCGCACCTGCTGAACTACGTGGCCCGCAAGCGCGGCAAGGGCCCGAAGCTGGTCCCCGGCCTCTGCCTGGCGATCGAGCCGATGGTCTCCCTCGGCACCCCGCAGACCGAGGTCCTCTCCGACGACTGGACGGTCATCACGACCGACGGCACCTGGTCCTCGCACTGGGAGCACTCGATCGCCCTGACCGAGGAGGGCCCGCTGGTCCTCACGGCGGTCGACGGCGGCAAGGCGAAGCTGGCGGAGCTGGGCGTCGTCGCGGCGCCGGATCCGCTGGCGTAG
- the infA gene encoding translation initiation factor IF-1, producing the protein MAKKQGAIEIEGTVIESLPNAMFKVELQNGHKVLAHISGKMRMHYIRILPDDRVVVELSPYDLTRGRIVYRYK; encoded by the coding sequence GTGGCCAAGAAGCAAGGTGCCATCGAAATCGAGGGCACCGTGATCGAGTCCCTGCCGAACGCCATGTTCAAGGTGGAACTCCAGAACGGTCACAAGGTCCTCGCGCACATCTCCGGCAAGATGCGGATGCACTACATCCGAATCCTTCCGGACGACCGGGTCGTCGTGGAGCTGTCTCCGTACGACCTGACGCGTGGCCGGATCGTCTACCGGTACAAGTAG
- the rpmJ gene encoding 50S ribosomal protein L36 — translation MKVKPSVKKICDKCKVIRRHGRVMVICDNLRHKQRQG, via the coding sequence ATGAAGGTCAAGCCGAGCGTCAAGAAGATCTGCGACAAGTGCAAGGTGATCCGCCGCCACGGCCGGGTCATGGTCATCTGCGACAACCTGCGCCACAAGCAGCGCCAGGGCTGA
- the rpsM gene encoding 30S ribosomal protein S13, with translation MARVSGVDIPREKRVVVALTYVFGIGRTRSEEILAATGVNPSTRVRDLAEEDLVKIREYVDANLQTEGDLRREIAADIRRKVEIGCYQGLRHRRGLPVRGQRTSTNARTRKGPRRAIAGKKKPGKK, from the coding sequence ATGGCACGCGTTTCCGGTGTTGACATCCCGCGCGAAAAGCGCGTGGTGGTCGCACTCACCTACGTCTTCGGCATCGGGCGTACCCGGTCCGAGGAGATTCTCGCCGCGACCGGCGTGAACCCGTCCACCCGTGTCCGCGACCTTGCCGAGGAAGACCTCGTCAAGATCCGCGAGTACGTGGACGCCAACCTCCAGACCGAGGGTGACCTCCGTCGCGAGATCGCCGCCGACATCCGCCGCAAGGTCGAGATCGGCTGCTACCAGGGCCTGCGCCACCGTCGTGGCCTGCCCGTCCGCGGCCAGCGCACCAGCACGAACGCTCGTACCCGCAAGGGCCCGCGTCGCGCCATCGCCGGCAAGAAGAAGCCGGGCAAGAAGTAG
- the rpsK gene encoding 30S ribosomal protein S11, which translates to MPPKGRQGAAKKVRRKEKKNVAHGHAHIKSTFNNTIVSITDPSGNVISWASAGHVGFKGSRKSTPFAAQMAAESAARRAQEHGMRKVDVFVKGPGSGRETAIRSLQATGLEVGSIQDVTPTPHNGCRPPKRRRV; encoded by the coding sequence ATGCCCCCCAAGGGTCGTCAGGGCGCTGCCAAGAAGGTGCGCCGCAAGGAAAAGAAGAACGTCGCTCACGGGCACGCTCACATCAAGAGCACGTTCAACAACACGATCGTCTCGATCACGGACCCGTCCGGCAACGTGATCTCCTGGGCCTCCGCCGGCCACGTCGGCTTCAAGGGCTCGCGCAAGTCCACCCCCTTCGCCGCGCAGATGGCCGCCGAGTCGGCCGCCCGCCGCGCGCAGGAGCACGGCATGCGCAAGGTCGACGTCTTCGTCAAGGGTCCCGGCTCCGGCCGTGAGACCGCGATCCGCTCCCTCCAGGCCACGGGCCTCGAGGTCGGTTCGATCCAGGACGTCACCCCCACCCCGCACAACGGCTGCCGTCCGCCGAAGCGCCGCCGCGTCTGA
- a CDS encoding DNA-directed RNA polymerase subunit alpha: MLIAQRPSLTEEVVDEFRSRFVIEPLEPGFGYTLGNSLRRTLLSSIPGAAVTSIRIDGVLHEFTTVPGVKEDVTDLILNIKQLVVSSEHDEPVVMYLRKQGPGLVTAADIAPPAGVEVHNPDLVLATLNGKGKLEMELTVERGRGYVSAVQNKQVGQEIGRIPVDSIYSPVLKVTYKVEATRVEQRTDFDKLIVDVETKQAMRPRDAMASAGKTLVELFGLARELNIDAEGIDMGPSPTDAALAADLALPIEELELTVRSYNCLKREGIHSVGELVARSEADLLDIRNFGAKSIDEVKAKLAGMGLALKDSPPGFDPTAAADAFGADDDADAGFVETEQY, encoded by the coding sequence ATGCTTATCGCTCAGCGTCCTTCGCTGACCGAAGAGGTCGTCGACGAGTTCCGCTCCCGGTTCGTCATCGAGCCGCTGGAGCCGGGCTTCGGCTACACCCTCGGCAACTCCCTCCGCCGCACCCTCCTCTCGTCGATCCCCGGCGCTGCTGTCACCAGCATCCGCATCGACGGTGTCCTGCACGAGTTCACCACCGTGCCGGGCGTCAAGGAGGACGTCACCGACCTCATCCTGAACATCAAGCAGCTGGTCGTCTCCTCGGAGCACGACGAGCCGGTCGTGATGTACCTGCGCAAGCAGGGTCCGGGTCTGGTCACCGCCGCCGACATCGCGCCCCCGGCCGGTGTCGAGGTGCACAACCCCGACCTCGTCCTCGCCACGCTCAACGGCAAGGGCAAGCTGGAGATGGAGCTGACCGTCGAGCGCGGTCGCGGCTACGTCTCCGCCGTGCAGAACAAGCAGGTGGGCCAGGAGATCGGCCGTATCCCGGTCGACTCCATCTACTCGCCGGTGCTCAAGGTCACGTACAAGGTCGAGGCGACCCGTGTCGAGCAGCGCACCGACTTCGACAAGCTGATCGTCGACGTCGAGACCAAGCAGGCCATGCGCCCGCGTGACGCCATGGCGTCCGCCGGCAAGACCCTGGTCGAGCTGTTCGGTCTGGCGCGCGAGCTCAACATCGACGCCGAGGGCATCGACATGGGCCCGTCCCCCACGGACGCCGCCCTCGCCGCCGACCTCGCGCTGCCGATCGAGGAGCTCGAGCTCACCGTTCGTTCGTACAACTGCCTCAAGCGCGAGGGCATCCACTCCGTGGGTGAGCTCGTGGCGCGTTCCGAGGCCGACCTGCTCGACATCCGCAACTTCGGTGCGAAGTCGATCGACGAGGTCAAGGCGAAGCTGGCCGGCATGGGCCTGGCCCTCAAGGACAGCCCGCCCGGATTCGACCCGACCGCCGCCGCCGACGCCTTCGGCGCCGACGACGACGCGGACGCCGGTTTCGTCGAGACCGAGCAGTACTGA